The Trypanosoma brucei brucei TREU927 chromosome 2, complete sequence genome has a window encoding:
- a CDS encoding hypothetical protein (similar to GP:18378049: hypothetical protein {Trypanosoma brucei}) has product MCLRFPFCHCVWAHAMTLIEISGHYHIWVARGESEDWDYSNSFVVVCVVLLENIAANEREGKCHLTFHAAASMHKNYMLVALRGKVVKAKVSFRFKEM; this is encoded by the coding sequence ATGTGTCTTCGCTTTCCGTTTTGTCACTGCGTTTGGGCTCACGCAATGACATTAATTGAAATTTCAGGCCACTACCATATATGGGTGGCTCGTGGAGAGAGTGAGGATTGGGATTATTCTAACAGctttgtggttgtgtgtgtCGTGCTTTTGGAAAATATTGCAGccaatgaaagggaaggcaaGTGCCACCTTACTTTCCATGCCGCGGCATCAATGCATAAGAATTATATGCTAGTTGCCCTGCGAGGGAAGGTCGTGAAGGCGAAGGTTAGCTTCCGGTTTAAGGAAATGTAG
- a CDS encoding leucine-rich repeat protein (LRRP), putative produces the protein MSGNQGRKRQRSSSPEHTEALKESSTTGQNKLTTVTITEETRDASNDETVISLLNEHEKLIKQTTRLESSVKALKCFMSNLTAMSGERRGGVCDGTECIRAVTLYHAADNAFSDEGLYEGSLSSLCGRIQAKKLTITLSKGWKFNSRQVSKLKQLEELRIEYPHGKLVNIISLNNLDMLKRLCLRSNNIDNNDARHLFNIGTLEELAITDTMQLTNIRGISRLTNLKCLELNSTDIDDSCIGEISACAKLSKLSVSECNNITDATPISQLSALEELNLNSCYHITKGIGTLGMLLRLRILDLSGVPVEDNCLKDLCDCGSLERLNISYCIQLTDINPLSNATAIEELNLNGCRRITRGIGVVWALPKLRVLHMKDVHLSEPSLDSVGTGGPLVKVSLDNCAGFGDMTLLSSIVTLEELNIQKCADIISGVGSLGTLPYLRVLNIKEAHISSLDFTGIGASKSLLQLNMESITGLIDVEALANILTLEKLSLHGCTGIDAGIGCLGNLPQLKMLDLSGTNTDNESLRSLCLSQTVVSLNLSHCWKMTNVSHISSLEALNELNLSNCFGINAGWEAIEKLQQLHVAILSNTHITDRNISHFSKCKNLVTLDLSFCNKLLDVTALSNITTLEELNLDSCSNIRKGLSVLGELPRLCVLNIKGVQLEDSVIVSLGNGGSLVKVSLDDCAGFGDVTPLSNLVTLEELNLHYCDKVTSGMGTLGRLPQLRVLDLGRTQVDNNSLENICTSSIPLVSLNLSHCKKITSISSIASLTALEELNIDNSCNVTSGWNVFGTLHQLRVATLSNTRINDENIRYVSECKSLNTLNLAFCKDITDVTALSKITMLEELNLDCCPNIRKGIETLGTLPKAGILSMKECYMGDSDAQQCSILWNSKSLVKLNLERSMGFISVKALSNIATLEELVLGHARKVCCIPSFSCLPRLRVLNLKYTDFNDDVTKNISESKSLQSLNLSHCKWVTDISVLSSLLALEELNVNCCNGIRKGWESLGKLPLLRVAILSDTNITAKDIACLSSCKTLVKLKFFRCEKLSDVTVVYEIQSLEELIVRSCSDGLKGLNALGTLPRLRFLLLRNVRGSDISVESIGTSKSLVRLHIEMREDLTDTTPLSNITSLEELSLRECGDNLGGVGTLEKLPRLKSLDLGLSDISNSTLNYIFLSRSITSLNLDSSWELTDISHISNLTALEELNLGGCYYITSGWKALSELPRLRVLNLESTRVTTRYDGYYISRCKSLVTLNLELCDMTDASYIANIKTLEELHIGKCKELTQGFSALFTLPRLRILNLICSLITDEDLREIQPPHTIEELNLSYCVELNDITPLGRIKSIKKLHLRQSHDARRSTEGFRSLLELPCLSWVDLKNASVSSDILRELGKRRVHIY, from the coding sequence ATGTCAGGAaaccaaggaagaaagcgacaACGCAGCTCATCTCCCGAGCACACAGAAGCTTTAAAGGAATCATCAACTACTGGACAAAATAAACTCACCACCGTTACAATCACCGAAGAGACGCGTGACGCCAGTAATGATGAAACTGTGATATCATTATTGAATGAGCATGAGAAATTGATTAAACAAACGACACGGCTGGAAAGCAGTGTGAAGGCACTTAAATGTTTCATGAGTAATCTCACAGCTATGAGTGGCGAAAGGCgaggtggtgtgtgtgatggcACCGAATGCATACGTGCGGTAACGTTATATCATGCTGCTGATAATGCCTTCAGTGACGAAGGACTATATGAAGgttctctttcctcactctgtGGCCGCATTCAAGCTAAGAAATTAACCATCACGTTATCAAAGGGTTGGAAATTTAACTCACGACAAGTCAGTAAGCTAAAGCAGTTAGAAGAGTTACGCATTGAATATCCACATGGTAAACTTGTGAATATCATATCTTTGAATAACCTTGATATGTTGAAAAGGCTTTGTCTCAGGAGCAACAATATTGACAACAATGACGCCCGTCACTTATTCAATATTGGAACATTGGAGGAGTTGGCTATTACTGACACCATGCAACTGACAAATATCAGAGGAATCTCTCGCTTAACTAACCTGAAGTGTCTTGAGTTAAATTCCACAGATATTGATGATAGCTGTATAGGGGAAATAAGTGCATGTGCTAAACTGTCCAAACTGAGTGTATCCGAATGCAACAATATCACAGACGCGACACCAATTTCACAACTTTCAGCGCTTGAAGAGTTGAATCTAAACAGCTGTTACCACATAACGAAGGGAATAGGAACACTTGGCATGTTGTTACGATTGCGTATACTTGATTTGAGTGGTGTTCCTGTGGAAGATAATTGTCTGAAGGATTTGTGTGACTGTGGATCGCTTGAAAGGCTGAACATTTCTTATTGTATTCAGCTGACAGATATCAATCCACTCTCCAATGCCACTGCTATTGAGGAATTGAACCTTAACGGTTGTCGCCGAATAACACGAGGGATAGGCGTTGTGTGGGCATTACCAAAACTCCGTGTATTGCACATGAAGGATGTGCACCTGAGCGAGCCATCTCTCGATTCAGTTGGGACTGGTGGACCACTTGTAAAGGTCAGTCTTGATAACTGCGCAGGGTTTGGTGATATGACACTCTTATCCAGCATTGTTACACTCGAGGAGCTGAATATTCAAAAATGTGCTGACATCATTAGTGGTGTGGGTAGCCTTGGTACACTACCGTACCTGCGTGTGCTTAACATAAAGGAGGCACACATCTCGTCCCTTGACTTTACTGGTATTGGTGCCTCAAAATCCCTTTTACAGCTCAATATGGAGAGTATCACGGGACTGATTGATGTGGAAGCACTCGCCAACATTTTGACTCTGGAAAAACTAAGCCTTCACGGCTGCACGGGTATTGACGCAGGAATTGGATGTCTCGGAAACCTGCCACAGCTTAAAATGTTGGACCTGTCTGGCACAAATACCGACAATGAGTCTCTCAGAAGTTTATGCCTATCGCAGACAGTGGTGTCCCTCAACCTTTCCCATTGTtggaaaatgacaaatgtGTCCCATATTTCAAGCCTCGAAGCATTGAATGAACTGAATCTGAGCAACTGTTTTGGAATAAATGCAGGATGGGAAGCAATTGAAAAACTTCAGCAGCTACATGTGGCAATCCTCTCGAATACACATATTACTGATAGAAACATATCCCATTTCAGCAAGTGCAAAAACCTTGTTACGCttgatctttctttctgcaaTAAGTTACTTGATGTTACAGCTCTCTCTAACATCACTACGCTTGAGGAGTTGAATCTTGATAGTTGTTcaaacatcagaaaagggCTGAGCGTTCTTGGAGAGTTGCCACGGCTTTGTGTGTTGAACATAAAGGGTGTACAGTTGGAAGACTCAGTTATTGTTTCACTAGGGAATGGTGGATCACTTGTAAAGGTCAGTCTTGATGACTGCGCAGGGTTTGGTGATGTCACGCCTCTCTCAAACCTTGTTACACTTGAAGAACTGAATCTCCACTACTGTGACAAAGTAACCTCTGGAATGGGAACACTGGGCAGGCTACCGCAGCTTCGTGTACTGGATTTGGGACGGACACAAGTTGATAATAATTCCCTTGAGAATATCTGCACAAGCTCAATCCCACTTGTGTCATTAAACCTTTCGCATTGCAAGAAAATAACATCTATTTCTTCAATCGCTTCCCTTACAGCATTGGAGGAACTCAACATTGACAACTCCTGTAATGTAACATCCGGTTGGAATGTATTTGGTACACTTCATCAACTGCGTGTGGCCACACTGTCGAATACACGCATTAATGATGAAAACATACGGTACGTTAGCGAGTGCAAGTCTTTGAATACACTCAACCTTGCGTTTTGCAAAGATATAACAGACGTCACAGCACTTTCTAAAATTACTATGCTTGAGGAGCTGAACCTTGATTGCTGCCCCAACATCAGAAAAGGTATTGAAACTCTTGGAACGCTTCCCAAGGCAGGTATCCTAAGCATGAAGGAATGTTACATGGGAGACAGTGATGCGCAACAATGTTCCATCCTTTGGAATAGTAAGTCACTTGTGAAACTGAATCTTGAGAGGTCAATGGGATTCATATCTGTGAAAGCTCTCTCTAACATTGCGACACTGGAGGAGTTAGTACTCGGTCATGCACGGAAAGTATGTTGTATACCGTCATTTTCCTGTCTACCGCGCCTTCGAGTACTGAATCTGAAATATACGGATTTCAATGATGATGTAACTAAAAATATTTCCGAATCGAAATCGCTGCAGTCACTCAACTTATCACATTGCAAATGGGTAACCGATATATCAGTATTATCTTCCTTATTGGCACTGGAGGAACTGAATGTTAACTGCTGCAACGGAATACGAAAAGGCTGGGAGTCGCTCGGAAAGCTGCCTCTACTACGTGTAGCAATTCTATCTGATACTAACATCACCGCTAAAGATATAGCTTGCCTTAGCAGTTGCAAAACGCTGGTGAAACTAAAGTTTTTTCGGTGTGAGAAGTTGTCAGATGTCACGGTGGTGTATGAGATTCAATCACTGGAGGAACTGATAGTTAGGAGCTGTTCAGACGGCCTCAAGGGACTGAATGCCCTTGGTACACTGCCACGGTTGcgttttttgcttctgcgaAATGTGAGAGGTAGTGATATATCTGTTGAATCTATTGGGACGAGCAAATCTCTCGTGAGGCTTCATATTGAAATGCGCGAGGACTTAACAGACACAACACCCCTCTCCAACATCACGTCCCTTGAGGAATTATCATTGCGTGAATGCGGTGATAACCTGGGAGGAGTCGGGACACTTGAGAAACTGCCACGGCTTAAATCGCTGGATCTCGGTTTATCTGACATTAGCAATAGCACACTTAATTATATTTTTCTGTCTCGATCCATTACGTCACTCAACCTAGACTCCAGTTGGGAACTAACAGATATATCTCATATATCAAATCTTAcggcactggaggaattgAATCTGGGAGGATGTTACTACATAACTTCAGGCTGGAAAGCACTTAGCGAATTACCACGACTTCGTGTGCTCAACTTGGAATCCACCAGAGTTACGACCCGTTACGATGGATACTATATCAGCAGATGCAAATCCCTCGTCACACTCAACCTTGAATTGTGTGATATGACCGATGCTTCATACATCGCTAATATCAAGACACTGGAAGAGTTGCATATAGGGAAATGCAAAGAGCTAACGCAGGGGTTTAGTGCACTTTTCACTCTTCCGCGGTTGCGCATTCTTAACTTGATTTGTTCTCTTATTACAGATGAAGACCTCAGGGAAATTCAACCACCCCATACCATTGAGGAGCTCAATCTTTCTTATTGTGTGGAGCTCAATGATATTACACCACTTGGGAGAATAAAATCaattaaaaaattgcatCTCCGTCAGAGCCATGATGCCAGAAGGTCCACAGAAGGATTCAGAAGTCTTTTGGAGCTGCCGTGCCTTTCTTGGGTGGATCTCAAAAATGCTTCTGTCAGTTCTGATATCCTGCGTGAACTGGGAAAAAGGagggtacatatatattaa